The following DNA comes from Hypomesus transpacificus isolate Combined female chromosome 5, fHypTra1, whole genome shotgun sequence.
ACGGACATCAAAGTGCAAGTAAAGCACAAACGCATTTGATACCTCCCTTTAAGGTAGACTTTGTAGTCCGAAGAGAAATTTTTTCGAGTATTGCATGAGCCACTTAATAATCGGAGAGATTCTCAAGGTCTGGTATTCATGTCAAAATTTCAGTTATTTTGATTTACTTGAATTTTAGCAAAATTCCCAAGATAAACAGGGTTTTATTGGGCTATTATTGTGTTGTACTTTACAATAGTAAGCATAAGCACAATTAGCAGTGATTTGAGCCAACTTGTAGCCTATTGTAATAACCAGTTTTAACTGTTATAGCttcaatgtgtttttattgTACAGTGAATGGTCTAATATGCACTGGAGGTCACAATTAGGCTTGGGTTTATCAGAGCAGTTAAATACGTCACAAGAAGTTGCTGGTTGCACATGTGACCATCAATATTTAATAATTTGGCTTTCATATAAAGACATAAAAGTTATGACTGTTCAATTCAGAGTTGTGCTTGCTTCCTACACAGTGACCTTTAGAGAGACCACACCTGATCATGCTGGTATCACATGCTGTTTCAAATCCTACAGTATGTTCAGCAGAGGAGGGGCAAGCACTTCCAGGGTTTGTGCTGTGATCCTTATTTGGCAACTGTCTATGAGTGTTTTCACATGGTTTCATAACATATATAATACAAACTAGCACAGTGAGGAATAACAACCATATTATAAATAGAATAGATACAAAAGTTTGGTTTGTTGCTTGAAAGAGTTATTTCTATTGGAATCAAGAGGTTTAAAACAATGCTGATATGCAAACCCCTGAAGTGGTCACTGCAGAATGTACGTAAACAGCTGACTGTTCTAAACCCCCAAACCATCCAACCATTTATCCAAGATTGACCTCATCTTAAGATTCAAGGTTTTTTTCCTATCAACTAAAGGGTTATATAACTTTTTAAAGTTCTCCTTTTGAAGGCGAACTTGCAATATAATTTGTAAAATTAAATATAACAAATACCTCAAATAAATAAGACAGAATTATATACGAGCAACAACATTTGTAGAACATTTAAATTAAACACTTGTGAAAGCTAGGAGAAACTCCAGGTAGTAAGAGTTCACGTGTTGCTATGATACAAACAATACACTCAAACAGCAGTTTGAGTTTGTAACTGTTAAAATTAATCCTAACCCTTTAGCCATTAAACATGTCAAACATCAATAGCATTAAAGGTAATTGTCAATGGATCAAATTAATTTATGACATTAAAGCGacaataaatagataaataaatcaaatgaataaaaataattcaggATATAATCATTCAGGGTCATTGTGCCTTGTGGCTGCAGGCTCTTGACTACCAGCCAGTGCCTTTCGCTCATCTCAGACGAGGGGTGGGACAGCTGGTTGCTGTAGCCGCTGTTTAGCGACAGCGTGGGTGAAGGGGTAGTCCCGGGCCCACACATGTCACTGGAGATGCTGTGCATGGAGCCGGGCCCGTTGGGCTCAGGGCTGGGGGAGTCCGCAGGGTGCTGAGAGATAATGTCTGTGTAGCAGGGGCACTTCTCCAGGGGGGGTGGTGTCCGGCCAGGTGGGGGTCCAGGGCCCCCAGGGGGGGTGCCCGCGGGGGCCGGAAGGAGGCCACGAAGCCCAGGTCTGCAggggtctgggcctgggaggATGGGGGACCCGGGACAAAGTACTCATAATTCCCTCCAGGACCATAGTATTCACTCTGGTAATCTGCACACACAGCAGGATCATTAGGAGGGGTGTCACCAAAAGTGTAGGTACTGTTTAGAAGAAAAACCTTGAAAATATGCACATTCATGAACATATAGCAGAACATACTATACAAAGTAGTCAATTCCATTTTACCAACATCTCTTTATCACCTCACAAGGACTCATATGGATCTGATGTATAGGCTATTGATACAGCAGCTGCATGTATTTCATGTATAACCATTTTTGTACATCACTGCACCGGCTACCATGATAACAGTGACAACATGATCATTGGATTATAATATAATTCAAGCATGACTGACACTAAGTGACCCTCGCCTACCTCCATAGTAGGAGAAGTGTGCATTGGGAATCAGCTCCCCGGGTTCCAGTCGGTCAACAAGCGTTCTCATGCGCCGTGGACTGCGGAAGAACGCGTGCCTTCTCGCGCCGAGCGCACTCAACTGCTTCATACGGCGCTCTTTAGACCTCCGGTTCTGGAACCatacctgcacaaacacacactgacggtTGACACAATACTGATAGGCAGCATATTGATTTGTGAAATTACAATAATGGtattataaaaaataactaATAATTGATTACATATGTTGCACCTCAAAATTTGAAGGCCAAAATGTACTAGATTAACCATCCAGTTCAATTCCCTTTAAAGGTCGTTTCCACTTAGGCCTACAAAATATCAAACTGTGATTTGACTGCAAAATGTGTAGATAAGGTAGGCTATTGCCCTTTGTATCTGTCATTACAATGTCATCAAGTAGCCTATGCAGTTAACAatgatttttgttttattttagacCTAAAGGTGACAAGTTGACCAGTTGTAGCgtatggattttttttttaaatctcacCTGAATAACTCTCATGTTGAGCCCAGTCTCCTGCGCGAGCTGTTCTCGAATGTGTCTTGTGGGTTTCGGCGTG
Coding sequences within:
- the lhx1b gene encoding LOW QUALITY PROTEIN: LIM/homeobox protein Lhx1b (The sequence of the model RefSeq protein was modified relative to this genomic sequence to represent the inferred CDS: deleted 3 bases in 2 codons), whose translation is MVHCAGCERPILDRFLLNVLDRPWHIQCVQCCECKCNLTEKCFSREGRLYCKNDFFRRFGTKCGGCAQGISPNDLVRRAKTKVFHLNCFTCMMCNKQLSTGEELYILDEFKFVCKEDYLSSNGKETTLLSVTTCSDPSLSPDSQDPQEDSKDSEIGHLSDKDTCNNENDEQNVAGKRRGPRTTIKAKQLETLKAAFAATPKPTRHIREQLAQETGLNMRVIQVWFQNRRSKERRMKQLSALGARRHAFFRSPRRMRTLVDRLEPGELIPNAHFSYYGDYQSEYYGPGGNYEYFVPGPPSSQAQTPADLGFVASFRPPRAPPLGALDPHLAGHHPLEKCPCYTDIISQHPADSPSPEPNGPGSMHSISSDMCGPGTTPSPTLSLNSGYSNQLSHPSSEMSERHWLVTV